The Agelaius phoeniceus isolate bAgePho1 chromosome 4, bAgePho1.hap1, whole genome shotgun sequence genome includes a region encoding these proteins:
- the RWDD4 gene encoding RWD domain-containing protein 4 isoform X3, translating into MAANEDQEMELEALRSIYEGDVCFRELSPVSFQYRIGESGDPKAFLIEVSWPETYPQTAPVISMDAFFNNTISSAIKQSILDKLMVEVEANLGTAMTYTLFEYAKDNKEVFMENQPVNTVTSVSNSISIGTPEVPPSKKKEKKEQLSKTQKRKLADKTDNKGELPRGWNWVDVIKHLSKTGSKDDE; encoded by the exons ATGGCGGCCAACGAGGACCAGGAG ATGGAGCTGGAAGCGCTGCGCTCCATCTACGAGGGAGACGTGTGCTTCAGGGAGCTCAGCCCCGTGTCCTTCCAGTACAGG atTGGTGAAAGTGGAGATCCCAAAGCCTTTCTAATAGAAGTTTCTTGGCCAGAAACATATCCACAAACAGCACCAGTCATATCGATGGATGCTTTCTTCAACAACACAAT ATCTTCAGCCATTAAGCAAAGCATATTGGATAAGTTAATGGTAGAAGTTGAAGCAAATCTCGGAACTGCAATGACATACACACTTTTTGAATATGCCAAAGACAACAAGGAGGTGTTCATGGAAAATCAACCTGTTAACACTGTG ACTTCAGTAAGCAATAGTATTTCAATTGGAACTCCTGAAGTGCCACCAagtaagaaaaaagagaaaaaggagcagTTGTCCAAAACCCAGAAACGAAAACTAGCCGATAAAACAG ACAACAAAGGAGAGCTTCCACGAGGATGGAACTGGGTTGATGTAATTAAG CAT TTAAGCAAAACTGGTTCTAAAGATGATGAATAA
- the RWDD4 gene encoding RWD domain-containing protein 4 isoform X1: MAANEDQEMELEALRSIYEGDVCFRELSPVSFQYRIGESGDPKAFLIEVSWPETYPQTAPVISMDAFFNNTISSAIKQSILDKLMVEVEANLGTAMTYTLFEYAKDNKEVFMENQPVNTVTSVSNSISIGTPEVPPSKKKEKKEQLSKTQKRKLADKTDNKGELPRGWNWVDVIKHVSIFKFSFFTVKKICKKE; the protein is encoded by the exons ATGGCGGCCAACGAGGACCAGGAG ATGGAGCTGGAAGCGCTGCGCTCCATCTACGAGGGAGACGTGTGCTTCAGGGAGCTCAGCCCCGTGTCCTTCCAGTACAGG atTGGTGAAAGTGGAGATCCCAAAGCCTTTCTAATAGAAGTTTCTTGGCCAGAAACATATCCACAAACAGCACCAGTCATATCGATGGATGCTTTCTTCAACAACACAAT ATCTTCAGCCATTAAGCAAAGCATATTGGATAAGTTAATGGTAGAAGTTGAAGCAAATCTCGGAACTGCAATGACATACACACTTTTTGAATATGCCAAAGACAACAAGGAGGTGTTCATGGAAAATCAACCTGTTAACACTGTG ACTTCAGTAAGCAATAGTATTTCAATTGGAACTCCTGAAGTGCCACCAagtaagaaaaaagagaaaaaggagcagTTGTCCAAAACCCAGAAACGAAAACTAGCCGATAAAACAG ACAACAAAGGAGAGCTTCCACGAGGATGGAACTGGGTTGATGTAATTAAG CATGTAAGTATTTTCAAGTTCTCTTTTTTTACTGTTAAAAAGATTTGTAAGAAAGAGTAA
- the RWDD4 gene encoding RWD domain-containing protein 4 isoform X2 produces MAANEDQEMELEALRSIYEGDVCFRELSPVSFQYRIGESGDPKAFLIEVSWPETYPQTAPVISMDAFFNNTISSAIKQSILDKLMVEVEANLGTAMTYTLFEYAKDNKEVFMENQPVNTVTSVSNSISIGTPEVPPSKKKEKKEQLSKTQKRKLADKTDNKGELPRGWNWVDVIKLSKTGSKDDE; encoded by the exons ATGGCGGCCAACGAGGACCAGGAG ATGGAGCTGGAAGCGCTGCGCTCCATCTACGAGGGAGACGTGTGCTTCAGGGAGCTCAGCCCCGTGTCCTTCCAGTACAGG atTGGTGAAAGTGGAGATCCCAAAGCCTTTCTAATAGAAGTTTCTTGGCCAGAAACATATCCACAAACAGCACCAGTCATATCGATGGATGCTTTCTTCAACAACACAAT ATCTTCAGCCATTAAGCAAAGCATATTGGATAAGTTAATGGTAGAAGTTGAAGCAAATCTCGGAACTGCAATGACATACACACTTTTTGAATATGCCAAAGACAACAAGGAGGTGTTCATGGAAAATCAACCTGTTAACACTGTG ACTTCAGTAAGCAATAGTATTTCAATTGGAACTCCTGAAGTGCCACCAagtaagaaaaaagagaaaaaggagcagTTGTCCAAAACCCAGAAACGAAAACTAGCCGATAAAACAG ACAACAAAGGAGAGCTTCCACGAGGATGGAACTGGGTTGATGTAATTAAG TTAAGCAAAACTGGTTCTAAAGATGATGAATAA